One genomic region from Leptospira tipperaryensis encodes:
- a CDS encoding PAS domain-containing sensor histidine kinase, giving the protein METLDSHLLNSEFFRQIFETSRDGIAIANLDGTFLEANPAFLSLTGYSIEELREITLWSLTPDHWIANEKRIFEEYLLPTGYSQEIEKEYIRKDGRIVPICVKAYVIQDDSKKPIAIWGIVRDISEQKKNESIQQKLYHEAKEGWDALKSIFLLNPLPMALTEIKTGKILEVNQKFAEQVESTIEKIIGKTTLELNLWFSEEVRETILSEMKRDGFVDGIEMPFRTTTGKEFWGLFSAKAIEYKGEKVLLSITVPMTDRIKEEKEKEKLLDEVREKEEILNQIFRLNPSAITLSKSNGAYLFVNDLFLEYLGKTREEVLGKTAVELGAYYDTGDREKIIKGLEKDGVVRNLEVKIRTPDGKIRTILFSARMLDFLGEKKILAIGHDISEIKAYAQELESLAMELERSKRLFQKLFQLIPSSLVLTDWENRKIIDVNERFLEMVKLKREEVLGKTTPEIKVWENAANFRKEVYDALSKHDEVKNLESTFTASDGTEIPILYSARITELEGRKHVISLATDISEKKAAEEERKALDEELRLSKDLFEKLFQLNPAAVSLSDLETGIYRQINQSYCDLIGYSREQIIGKSSIDLGIWRTSIDRATLIKQLQEKGGTGPIEASIQSSDGTVKHVLSGNRVFQWNGKPMLLALLIDVTDKKRMEAERDEYFAKMQESKDLFEMVFEMNPDTITLSDLHTGKYIKVNEHFSEMLQYSKDETKEKGAMELGIWKDLQEREIVVEKLQKDGIVRDYEVQFRRKDGKLVDTLFSARLVNLGNTPTSIAITRDITQIKNATLEKEEQAKQIALHAQALMEMTTDSEFASGNLESGARKIAIMAAEVLNCDRATIWIFDNDDLSSWSVVAGWDRRDQRFIEKIRMNLKLYPRYSESILRDRFVDATDVINDPRTFELSNDYSIPLGIVSLLDVPFFVRGRIKGIVCLGHRGELRKWKGYEKQFVLTIAEQVTQLLLNAERKEAKEELEKAVLVRTSELAQALENLQKTQEQLILSEKMAALGQLVAGIAHEINNPLGAISALSGELRAYLNSSADRMERLGPELSTVNGDYVHNLSELIRKGIESKESILPRENRRTVLNELRTRLKTLGFENSHDIADRLLDNGIPQALDEFPTLFDNSVHYPLLKFALDEIQTYKNILSIRLAVDRTSKIVYALKNYAHIDTEESRGKVVTDLAENIETVLTIYHNKIKSGVELELEFSTRPIIKAYPDDLVQVWTNLIYNALQAMKFKGKIRISTLESEKEVRVSIEDNGPGIPLEMQEKIFDPFFTTKGPGEGSGLGLDISRRIIKKHEGRIELNSEPGKTVFHVILPKE; this is encoded by the coding sequence ATGGAAACCCTAGATTCTCATCTCTTGAATTCCGAATTCTTTCGGCAAATTTTTGAAACCAGTAGAGATGGGATTGCAATCGCAAATCTGGACGGAACCTTCTTAGAAGCCAACCCGGCCTTTCTTTCTCTTACCGGTTATTCTATCGAAGAACTTCGCGAGATCACACTTTGGTCTCTCACACCGGATCATTGGATCGCTAACGAAAAAAGAATATTTGAAGAATATCTGCTTCCAACTGGGTATTCTCAGGAAATCGAAAAGGAATACATTCGTAAGGACGGAAGGATCGTTCCCATATGCGTAAAGGCTTATGTGATTCAGGACGATTCTAAAAAACCGATCGCGATCTGGGGAATCGTAAGAGATATCTCCGAACAGAAAAAAAACGAAAGTATTCAACAAAAACTTTATCACGAAGCAAAGGAAGGCTGGGACGCACTCAAAAGTATATTCTTACTCAATCCGCTTCCGATGGCCCTTACCGAAATCAAAACCGGAAAAATCTTGGAAGTGAATCAAAAGTTCGCGGAGCAAGTAGAATCTACGATCGAGAAGATTATAGGAAAAACAACTTTGGAGTTAAACCTCTGGTTTTCCGAGGAAGTCAGAGAAACGATTCTTTCCGAAATGAAACGCGACGGTTTTGTGGACGGAATCGAAATGCCATTTCGAACCACGACCGGAAAAGAATTCTGGGGTTTGTTTTCAGCGAAAGCGATCGAATACAAGGGAGAAAAAGTTCTTCTGAGTATTACGGTTCCTATGACCGATCGTATCAAAGAAGAGAAGGAAAAAGAAAAACTCTTAGACGAAGTTCGGGAAAAGGAAGAAATTCTCAATCAGATATTCCGTCTCAATCCATCCGCAATTACATTATCAAAATCGAATGGAGCTTATCTTTTCGTAAACGATCTCTTTTTGGAATATCTCGGAAAAACGCGAGAGGAAGTCCTGGGTAAGACCGCGGTTGAACTCGGAGCTTACTACGATACCGGAGATCGTGAAAAAATCATCAAAGGCCTCGAAAAAGACGGAGTTGTTCGAAATCTGGAAGTCAAAATACGGACTCCGGACGGAAAGATAAGGACCATTCTTTTTTCCGCGAGAATGTTGGATTTTTTAGGAGAGAAAAAAATTCTCGCGATCGGACACGATATTTCAGAGATCAAAGCCTATGCTCAAGAATTAGAATCTCTCGCAATGGAATTGGAACGAAGCAAGAGATTGTTTCAAAAATTATTTCAGCTCATTCCTTCTTCACTCGTTCTTACGGATTGGGAAAACCGCAAGATCATCGACGTCAACGAAAGATTTTTGGAAATGGTAAAACTCAAAAGAGAGGAAGTTCTCGGTAAGACCACTCCTGAAATCAAAGTCTGGGAAAACGCGGCAAACTTTAGAAAAGAAGTCTACGATGCTCTTTCCAAACACGATGAAGTTAAAAATTTAGAATCTACTTTTACTGCTTCGGACGGAACCGAAATTCCGATCCTCTATTCCGCAAGGATCACCGAGCTCGAAGGAAGAAAACACGTTATCTCTCTTGCGACCGATATTTCGGAAAAGAAAGCCGCAGAAGAGGAAAGAAAGGCTTTGGACGAAGAACTTAGATTGAGCAAGGATCTTTTCGAAAAACTATTCCAACTCAATCCGGCCGCCGTATCACTTTCCGATCTCGAAACGGGAATCTATCGTCAGATCAATCAATCGTACTGCGATCTTATCGGTTATTCGAGAGAACAAATCATCGGTAAATCATCCATCGACCTGGGGATTTGGAGAACTTCCATTGACCGAGCGACGCTCATAAAACAATTGCAAGAGAAGGGCGGAACCGGACCGATCGAAGCGAGCATACAAAGTTCGGACGGGACCGTTAAACACGTGTTATCCGGAAATCGCGTATTCCAGTGGAACGGAAAACCGATGTTACTCGCGCTTTTGATCGACGTAACTGATAAAAAAAGAATGGAAGCCGAAAGAGACGAATACTTCGCGAAGATGCAGGAAAGTAAGGACCTTTTCGAAATGGTTTTCGAAATGAATCCGGACACGATCACACTCAGCGATCTTCATACAGGAAAGTATATTAAGGTAAACGAACACTTTTCGGAAATGCTTCAGTATTCCAAAGATGAGACAAAGGAAAAGGGCGCGATGGAGCTCGGAATCTGGAAGGATCTGCAAGAAAGGGAAATCGTCGTAGAGAAATTGCAAAAAGACGGAATCGTAAGGGACTACGAAGTTCAGTTTCGAAGAAAGGACGGCAAACTGGTCGATACGCTTTTTTCGGCGCGTCTTGTCAATTTAGGAAACACTCCTACTTCCATCGCCATCACTCGGGATATTACTCAGATCAAAAACGCAACCTTAGAAAAGGAGGAGCAGGCAAAACAGATCGCATTACACGCGCAGGCTTTGATGGAGATGACGACAGATTCCGAATTCGCTTCCGGAAATTTAGAATCGGGAGCGAGAAAGATTGCGATTATGGCCGCGGAGGTTTTGAATTGTGATCGGGCAACGATTTGGATTTTTGACAATGATGACTTGAGCAGTTGGTCCGTAGTCGCCGGCTGGGATCGAAGAGATCAAAGATTTATCGAAAAAATACGGATGAATCTAAAACTATATCCTCGTTATTCCGAATCGATTCTCAGGGATCGATTTGTGGATGCGACCGACGTGATCAACGATCCACGCACTTTCGAATTGTCTAATGATTATAGCATTCCCTTGGGAATCGTTTCCCTACTCGACGTTCCTTTTTTCGTAAGAGGAAGAATCAAAGGTATCGTCTGTTTGGGACACAGAGGCGAGTTGAGAAAGTGGAAGGGTTACGAAAAACAATTCGTATTGACGATCGCCGAACAAGTCACACAACTTTTGTTAAACGCTGAAAGAAAAGAAGCAAAAGAAGAATTGGAAAAAGCAGTTCTTGTAAGAACCTCCGAATTAGCACAGGCTCTGGAGAATTTACAAAAGACCCAGGAACAACTGATTCTTTCCGAAAAAATGGCTGCCCTAGGACAACTCGTAGCCGGAATCGCACACGAGATCAACAATCCGTTAGGCGCCATCTCGGCGTTGAGCGGAGAATTGAGGGCGTATCTAAATTCCTCTGCGGATCGAATGGAAAGGCTCGGCCCGGAACTTTCCACTGTCAACGGGGATTATGTGCACAATCTTTCCGAGTTGATCCGAAAGGGAATCGAGAGTAAGGAAAGTATTCTTCCTCGAGAAAATCGAAGAACCGTTTTGAATGAACTTCGAACTCGTTTGAAAACTCTTGGATTTGAAAACTCGCACGATATTGCGGATCGGCTTTTAGACAACGGAATCCCCCAAGCATTGGATGAATTTCCGACCCTTTTTGACAATTCCGTACATTATCCTCTTCTAAAGTTCGCGTTAGATGAAATACAAACATATAAAAACATTCTTTCGATACGATTGGCGGTGGATAGAACTTCTAAGATCGTTTATGCGCTTAAAAACTACGCTCATATCGATACGGAAGAAAGTAGAGGGAAGGTCGTAACCGATCTCGCCGAAAACATTGAAACCGTTCTCACGATCTATCACAACAAGATCAAAAGCGGAGTGGAACTCGAACTGGAGTTTTCTACGCGTCCGATCATCAAAGCCTATCCGGATGATTTAGTGCAGGTCTGGACCAATCTTATCTATAACGCGCTTCAGGCGATGAAGTTTAAGGGAAAGATAAGGATTTCCACCTTGGAATCGGAAAAGGAAGTAAGAGTTTCTATCGAAGACAATGGACCCGGAATTCCTTTGGAGATGCAGGAGAAAATTTTCGATCCTTTCTTTACCACCAAAGGCCCCGGAGAAGGAAGCGGATTAGGTTTGGATATCTCCCGAAGAATCATAAAAAAACACGAGGGAAGAATCGAACTCAACTCGGAACCGGGAAAAACAGTCTTTCACGTCATTCTTCCGAAAGAATAA
- a CDS encoding heparin lyase I family protein, which yields MKRNPMQTYRQSSLNSKWRIKIFLFVCIGLLNFCSQKEEDIQTQALFLLGAYDQAQCAPEVNLARTQANRTFFTSFESVNDFSNFYIVPQNYQGSASHDLSTEQVLSGTKSHKGWIYSAYNPTNPWINNNHRGYPTIQLHKTSGGSFVTPVLITFNVWLDMNLRKMSPENEWFSFATIANDSSDAWNSPVLVNLSYDGFVHLMHVPSMGQKITSFQNNSLTFPNSQWVQLKIFLDFQNPEGVVKVWQNGTLVSQAKVYCRKKTIAQLHFGLYAPPTISSGSVFNDDLKIEEIDGSL from the coding sequence TTGAAAAGAAACCCAATGCAAACTTACAGACAAAGCTCATTGAATTCAAAATGGAGAATCAAAATTTTCCTTTTTGTTTGTATCGGTCTTTTGAATTTCTGTAGTCAGAAGGAAGAAGACATTCAAACCCAGGCCTTGTTTCTTTTGGGAGCCTACGATCAAGCTCAGTGTGCTCCGGAAGTAAATCTTGCGAGAACACAGGCCAATCGAACCTTCTTTACTTCCTTTGAATCCGTGAATGATTTTTCCAATTTTTATATAGTTCCTCAGAACTATCAAGGGAGCGCGTCTCACGATCTTTCGACTGAGCAGGTTTTGAGCGGAACAAAATCGCATAAGGGTTGGATCTATTCGGCTTATAACCCGACCAATCCTTGGATCAACAACAATCACCGAGGATATCCTACGATTCAGCTTCACAAAACTTCAGGGGGAAGTTTTGTAACTCCGGTTTTGATTACGTTTAACGTTTGGTTGGATATGAATCTGCGAAAGATGTCTCCGGAGAATGAGTGGTTTAGTTTCGCGACGATTGCAAACGATTCATCCGATGCTTGGAATAGTCCCGTCCTTGTGAATTTGAGTTACGACGGTTTTGTTCATCTGATGCACGTTCCTTCTATGGGCCAAAAGATTACTTCCTTTCAAAATAATTCTCTTACGTTTCCAAACTCTCAGTGGGTTCAACTCAAGATCTTTTTGGATTTTCAAAATCCGGAAGGTGTTGTGAAGGTCTGGCAAAACGGAACTCTTGTTTCTCAGGCGAAAGTCTATTGCAGAAAAAAAACGATCGCTCAACTTCATTTTGGTCTCTATGCACCTCCGACCATCTCTTCCGGTTCGGTTTTTAATGATGATCTGAAGATCGAAGAAATCGACGGGAGTCTTTGA
- a CDS encoding peroxiredoxin → MPQVTSLAPDFKAEAVLGKEIKEIKLSDYKGKWVVLFFYPLDFTFVCPTEIIEYDNQLAEFKKLGAEVLGVSVDSAFTHLAWKNTPKKEGGIGDIKYPLIADLTKSISRDYNVLTDGGVALRGTFIIDPAGVIRQATINDLPVGRNIEEAIRLLKAFQFVEKHGEVCPANWDEGKKTMVADPQKSKDYFSAVN, encoded by the coding sequence ATGCCTCAGGTTACATCCCTAGCGCCGGACTTTAAAGCAGAAGCTGTTCTTGGAAAAGAAATCAAGGAAATCAAACTTTCCGATTACAAAGGAAAATGGGTAGTTCTATTCTTCTATCCTCTCGACTTCACTTTTGTCTGCCCGACTGAGATCATAGAATACGATAACCAACTTGCAGAATTCAAAAAACTCGGAGCGGAAGTGCTCGGTGTTTCCGTGGATTCCGCGTTTACTCACTTAGCTTGGAAAAACACTCCGAAAAAAGAAGGTGGAATCGGCGATATCAAGTATCCTTTGATCGCTGATTTAACGAAGTCCATCTCCAGAGACTACAACGTTCTTACGGACGGAGGAGTTGCTCTCAGAGGAACCTTTATCATCGATCCAGCCGGAGTGATTCGTCAAGCTACGATCAACGACCTTCCAGTGGGACGTAATATCGAAGAAGCAATTCGTTTGCTCAAGGCATTCCAATTCGTTGAAAAACACGGCGAAGTATGTCCTGCGAACTGGGACGAAGGTAAAAAAACGATGGTTGCGGATCCTCAAAAATCCAAAGACTATTTCTCTGCAGTAAACTGA
- a CDS encoding transglutaminase-like domain-containing protein, which yields MKIMQSLDSYLLSTYYFDHDSASVLKFIEECTSPDNSPLEKLKEFYLGVRDKIRYNPYVVADSKESYRASKIAESKQNYCIPKSLLFAAGARTLGFPSKIGFADVVNHLASERLIKVLGTTTFAYHGYAEILIDGNWIKATPVFDQDLCRKFGVEPLDFDGTRDNVFHSFDGKGKKFMEYVNQRGVFDDFPFEFVIQGLKDFYPDVFGKSLKGDLRNEKPAS from the coding sequence ATGAAAATCATGCAATCCTTGGATTCTTACTTACTTTCTACGTATTATTTCGATCACGATTCTGCTTCCGTTCTCAAGTTTATAGAAGAATGCACAAGTCCTGACAATTCTCCTCTCGAAAAACTGAAAGAATTTTATCTGGGTGTGAGAGATAAGATTCGATACAATCCTTACGTGGTCGCCGATTCAAAAGAATCGTATCGAGCGAGTAAGATCGCCGAGAGTAAACAAAACTATTGCATTCCAAAATCTCTTCTCTTTGCGGCGGGAGCTCGTACGTTAGGATTTCCTTCTAAGATCGGATTTGCGGACGTAGTCAATCATCTTGCGAGTGAACGTCTGATCAAAGTTTTGGGAACTACAACATTCGCTTATCATGGATATGCAGAAATTCTAATAGACGGAAATTGGATCAAAGCCACTCCCGTTTTTGATCAGGATCTTTGTAGAAAGTTCGGAGTGGAACCTCTTGATTTTGACGGAACCCGGGACAACGTCTTTCATTCCTTTGACGGAAAAGGGAAGAAATTTATGGAATATGTAAATCAAAGAGGGGTTTTTGATGACTTTCCATTTGAATTCGTGATTCAAGGTTTGAAAGATTTTTATCCGGACGTTTTTGGAAAAAGTCTGAAAGGCGATCTGAGAAACGAAAAACCAGCTTCTTAA
- a CDS encoding methyl-accepting chemotaxis protein: MKTIYRFIQRLGIRKKLMLLFGSVLIPIAILVALALINTKDRIEDIETIYEDRVIPLKQLKKISDLYAINIVDCVHKVRSGAFTPEEGVINLDKASTGIQKEWAAYSSTHLVPEEQTIIEELNPLFAASNSAVEEARALMLAKDFAGLGFFAENRLYPKIDPVTEKIEELIQVQLRITDKIYIKAEKEFEFSWIVFTFLSGVTLSYILLIAIVYSIQLVKGLNSVSRAINNADFSHPVDVEEDSKKKDELYFLLIAFRLFQIKVKGMLDTILNFSESIVAASEQLSQSADHLSSNAQSESASVEQISASVEEISSGMEYVNQNAESQYALISSFNGEMRELEGMINRVGEAVKNSLNKISEMYLKTDSGKKTMGDLTDSMGKIENSSVEMQSITAIIKEISEKVNLLALNAAIEAARAGEHGRGFAVVASEITRLAEQTDSSAMTIEELIKTSNAEIETGRRIVENSVIVYAEILSGLEHLKESSNQIVATMELQQEKKEKIRFGVDQVDAKSEEIRNSVKEQKVAIAETANAVSNISITVQNSAANSEEIAGSAVSLLQIAKNLQDTMSFLKG; this comes from the coding sequence ATGAAAACAATATATAGATTCATTCAAAGATTGGGCATTCGAAAAAAATTGATGCTCCTCTTTGGATCGGTTTTGATTCCAATTGCAATCTTAGTGGCGCTCGCTTTGATCAACACGAAAGATCGAATCGAGGACATAGAGACGATCTACGAAGATCGAGTCATTCCTCTAAAACAACTCAAAAAAATCTCCGATCTCTATGCGATCAATATCGTGGACTGCGTTCACAAAGTAAGAAGCGGCGCTTTTACTCCCGAAGAAGGAGTGATCAACTTAGACAAGGCGAGCACAGGAATACAGAAAGAATGGGCCGCTTACAGTTCAACACATCTTGTTCCGGAAGAACAAACTATCATTGAAGAATTGAATCCTCTTTTTGCCGCTTCCAACTCCGCTGTAGAAGAAGCTCGCGCTTTGATGCTGGCAAAAGACTTTGCTGGTTTAGGATTTTTTGCGGAAAACAGATTGTATCCGAAGATCGATCCCGTGACCGAGAAGATAGAAGAGCTGATTCAAGTTCAGTTGAGAATCACGGATAAGATTTATATCAAAGCAGAAAAAGAATTCGAGTTTAGCTGGATCGTCTTTACCTTTCTTTCGGGTGTGACTTTGAGTTATATTCTTTTGATCGCGATTGTTTATTCGATTCAGCTCGTCAAAGGGTTGAACTCTGTGAGTCGAGCGATCAACAACGCAGATTTTTCTCATCCGGTGGATGTGGAAGAGGATTCTAAGAAAAAAGACGAACTCTACTTTTTGCTCATCGCCTTTCGTCTTTTTCAAATCAAGGTAAAGGGAATGTTGGATACGATTCTTAACTTTTCGGAAAGTATCGTTGCGGCTTCCGAACAACTTTCTCAATCGGCGGATCATCTTTCTTCCAACGCACAATCCGAGTCTGCTTCCGTAGAGCAAATCTCCGCCTCCGTCGAAGAGATCAGTTCCGGAATGGAATACGTAAATCAAAACGCGGAATCTCAGTATGCTCTGATTTCTTCGTTTAACGGAGAAATGCGGGAACTCGAAGGGATGATCAATCGAGTCGGAGAAGCGGTTAAGAATTCTTTGAACAAAATTTCGGAGATGTATCTCAAGACCGACTCCGGTAAGAAGACGATGGGAGATCTTACGGACAGTATGGGGAAAATCGAAAACAGTTCTGTGGAAATGCAATCGATCACGGCTATCATCAAAGAAATATCGGAAAAGGTGAATCTACTCGCTCTAAACGCAGCGATCGAAGCGGCGAGGGCTGGCGAACACGGAAGGGGTTTTGCCGTAGTCGCCAGCGAAATCACAAGACTTGCGGAGCAGACCGATTCGAGCGCGATGACGATCGAAGAACTGATCAAGACGAGTAACGCAGAAATCGAAACCGGAAGAAGAATCGTTGAGAATTCCGTAATCGTCTACGCGGAAATTTTGAGCGGACTCGAACACTTAAAAGAATCCTCGAATCAAATCGTTGCCACGATGGAACTTCAACAAGAGAAAAAAGAAAAGATTCGTTTCGGAGTGGATCAAGTCGACGCGAAGTCCGAAGAAATCAGAAACTCAGTTAAGGAACAAAAGGTAGCGATCGCCGAAACAGCAAACGCGGTATCCAATATTTCCATCACCGTTCAAAATAGCGCCGCCAATTCGGAAGAGATCGCGGGAAGCGCCGTGAGTCTTTTGCAGATTGCAAAAAATTTACAAGATACGATGAGTTTCCTGAAGGGCTGA
- a CDS encoding DUF1566 domain-containing protein: MFCTPGKEPYNPAVPYSQAWKDTEILKCLLLQTPECAGFLPNSTGVYFPEKISDTGQTLCYDTTTNIPCSDATYPRQDADFVNLPSARSYTGPTSHSVYTNDYTTLDNIRGLIWKTCPEGLSGNLCTIGGANTYTFSTAPGACSALNSLNSGGGYAGIKTWRLPSIYELSRFANTENPTGVDSANFPGNPATTFYSSTPYLLSPATTGWYVFMNNGFYDQMNFGTGPYAVRCVSGTSLQSPSLTDNGNTTITDNRTGLIWQSSGASTGTWQQALSTCSALNLAGLSWRLPNLNELQSIVDYSISNPSINGTFFPGTASQYYWASGTDRFNLTYGWSVFFNNGLMGGNGKAAAWYYRCVSGP; the protein is encoded by the coding sequence ATGTTCTGCACTCCCGGAAAGGAACCTTACAATCCCGCGGTTCCTTATTCTCAAGCGTGGAAAGATACTGAGATTTTGAAATGTCTTCTTTTGCAAACACCGGAATGCGCCGGGTTTCTACCCAATTCGACAGGAGTTTACTTTCCGGAAAAGATCTCTGACACCGGACAAACACTCTGTTACGATACGACTACGAACATTCCTTGTTCGGACGCAACTTATCCGCGTCAGGATGCGGATTTCGTAAATCTTCCGTCGGCGCGCAGTTATACGGGGCCCACTTCTCATTCGGTTTATACGAATGATTATACGACATTGGACAATATTCGCGGTTTGATTTGGAAAACCTGTCCCGAAGGATTGAGCGGAAATCTTTGTACTATCGGAGGCGCGAATACTTATACATTCTCCACGGCTCCCGGAGCTTGTTCCGCTTTGAATTCCCTCAACTCCGGAGGCGGTTACGCAGGAATCAAAACCTGGAGACTCCCTTCGATCTATGAACTTTCACGTTTTGCAAATACGGAAAATCCCACCGGTGTGGATTCCGCAAACTTTCCGGGTAATCCGGCCACGACTTTTTATTCTTCCACGCCCTATTTGCTCAGTCCTGCAACAACGGGTTGGTATGTTTTTATGAACAACGGGTTTTACGATCAGATGAACTTCGGTACGGGGCCTTATGCCGTCCGTTGTGTTTCGGGAACTTCGCTTCAATCTCCTTCTCTTACGGATAACGGGAACACGACCATTACGGACAATCGAACCGGTCTTATTTGGCAGAGTTCCGGAGCGAGCACAGGCACTTGGCAACAAGCCTTGAGCACTTGTTCTGCATTGAATCTTGCGGGGTTAAGTTGGAGACTTCCAAACCTGAACGAACTGCAAAGCATCGTCGATTACTCGATTTCGAATCCTTCCATCAACGGGACGTTCTTTCCCGGAACCGCTTCTCAGTATTATTGGGCTTCGGGCACCGATCGTTTCAATCTAACATACGGTTGGTCGGTGTTTTTTAACAACGGTCTGATGGGCGGAAATGGAAAAGCCGCGGCCTGGTATTATCGTTGTGTTTCCGGTCCTTAA
- a CDS encoding DUF1499 domain-containing protein encodes METALLILLCCTTLIGPRTGVFEDELNYCSPRPNCVSSQSSSYNPIHHIDPFHYNEEKEVAYQKLKEKLEKADRVSVLEENGNYIKTRFYTRVFHFPDTVEFLFEEKTKTVQIRSESILGLFDFLANRRRLNNLREELGWE; translated from the coding sequence ATGGAAACAGCGCTTTTGATTCTCCTTTGTTGCACCACTCTCATCGGCCCTCGAACGGGAGTCTTTGAAGACGAACTCAATTATTGTTCCCCCCGACCGAACTGCGTTTCGAGTCAGAGTTCCAGCTACAACCCGATCCATCATATCGACCCGTTTCATTACAACGAAGAGAAGGAAGTTGCTTATCAAAAACTAAAAGAAAAGTTGGAGAAAGCGGATCGAGTAAGCGTTTTGGAAGAAAACGGAAATTATATCAAAACCCGATTTTATACGAGGGTCTTTCACTTTCCGGACACCGTGGAATTCTTATTTGAAGAAAAAACAAAAACGGTTCAAATCCGTTCCGAATCCATTCTCGGCCTTTTTGACTTTCTTGCCAATCGAAGAAGACTCAACAATCTCCGAGAAGAACTCGGCTGGGAATAA
- the sufB gene encoding Fe-S cluster assembly protein SufB translates to MEQVLEKEANQDDRFYRADNFPKGLTRKVVESISHIKNEPSWLTEFRLKAFEIYEQKPMPTWGFFPNFNVDIDSYTHYIGSNQKKKKSWDEVDPEVLKSFERLGIPEHERKYLAGIEAMNDSETVYANVKKELTDLGILFCDIDTAIREYPDIVRKYLGTVVSVGDNKFSALNSCVFSGGSFAYVPKGVKTPMPLQAYFKVTAASSGQYERTLLIADEGAEIEYSEGCSSVQDKGTNFHTAVVELVAHKNAKIFYTTIQNWKKNMYNWTVKRGLCHERGHITWTDVNIGANTVKYPGIVLQGDHSTGDILSLAFAGGGQIQDTGARIIHVGKNTRSNILAKGVSLDGGINSYRGLVKFTTGSENSYSHVKCDGLMMDNRSQSHAYPYNDVSGQHGTLNYEATVSRIDEDQLFYLQSRGLSEDDAKLLIINGFCEGVTKHLNVEYSVEMTRLIRMILEDGHVIQENNESVVT, encoded by the coding sequence ATGGAACAAGTCCTGGAAAAAGAAGCCAATCAAGATGATCGGTTTTATCGCGCCGATAACTTCCCCAAAGGTCTGACCCGAAAGGTTGTAGAATCCATTTCTCATATTAAGAATGAGCCTTCCTGGCTTACCGAATTTCGCCTCAAAGCATTCGAAATTTACGAACAAAAGCCGATGCCGACCTGGGGATTCTTTCCTAACTTCAACGTAGACATCGATTCTTATACTCATTATATCGGATCCAACCAAAAGAAGAAAAAATCCTGGGACGAAGTCGATCCCGAAGTTTTGAAATCATTCGAACGTCTCGGAATTCCGGAACACGAACGAAAGTATCTCGCTGGAATCGAAGCGATGAACGATTCCGAAACCGTTTATGCAAACGTGAAGAAAGAATTGACCGATCTCGGAATTCTTTTCTGCGACATCGATACAGCTATTAGAGAATATCCCGATATCGTAAGAAAGTATTTGGGAACGGTCGTAAGCGTGGGAGACAACAAATTCTCAGCTCTCAACAGTTGTGTTTTTTCCGGAGGATCTTTTGCTTACGTTCCGAAAGGAGTAAAAACTCCGATGCCTCTTCAGGCATATTTCAAAGTTACCGCAGCTTCCTCCGGGCAGTATGAAAGAACATTATTGATTGCTGATGAAGGCGCTGAGATAGAATATTCGGAAGGATGTTCCTCGGTTCAAGACAAGGGAACCAACTTTCACACGGCCGTTGTCGAACTCGTCGCTCACAAAAACGCAAAGATCTTTTATACAACGATTCAGAACTGGAAGAAGAATATGTATAACTGGACCGTCAAACGCGGGTTATGCCATGAAAGAGGGCATATCACCTGGACCGACGTGAACATCGGCGCGAACACCGTGAAATATCCGGGAATCGTCCTTCAAGGGGATCATTCTACGGGCGATATTCTTTCTCTCGCGTTTGCGGGCGGGGGACAGATCCAAGACACGGGCGCGAGAATCATTCACGTAGGGAAGAACACACGAAGCAATATATTAGCAAAAGGTGTTTCTCTGGACGGAGGAATTAACTCTTACAGAGGACTCGTAAAGTTCACTACCGGTTCGGAAAATTCCTATTCTCACGTAAAATGCGACGGTCTCATGATGGACAATCGCTCTCAATCCCATGCGTATCCTTATAACGACGTTTCCGGACAACACGGAACCTTAAACTACGAGGCGACAGTTTCCCGTATCGACGAGGATCAACTTTTTTATCTTCAGTCTCGCGGCTTATCCGAAGACGACGCAAAACTTCTCATCATCAACGGATTCTGTGAAGGTGTTACCAAACATCTGAACGTAGAATATTCAGTGGAGATGACGAGACTCATTCGTATGATCTTGGAAGACGGGCACGTAATCCAGGAAAACAACGAATCCGTAGTAACCTAA